The following proteins come from a genomic window of Crassostrea angulata isolate pt1a10 chromosome 1, ASM2561291v2, whole genome shotgun sequence:
- the LOC128175973 gene encoding uncharacterized protein LOC128175973: MQLEFELGRDLPEAHHVIDQRLGPSRFPFAQQSPLGWTIIGDICLAGKHIPPLQVNRTYVDRSGRPTMLEPCTQMLNIKNTVITSNKTVIEKTDVFTKTSDDNKVGLSIEDHTFLNIMDNKFHLDPTEGKWTAPLPFRQNREQLPDNYSQALFRAKCLDASLRKNNTKKEHFIAFMQKIFDCDHAELAPIIPPDKEHWYLPLFGVYHPRKPDQIRGVFDSSAEFKGVSLNGQLLQGPDFINNLLGILIRFRKENVAVVADIQSMFHSFLVDEDHRDYLRFMWHRDNDIERPLITYRMKVHVFGNRSSPSVAMYGLRRIGDLAAESHGQEVKDFIVNDFYVDDGLKSCATTCTREAINILQKTKDAMKEYGGLRLHKFASNEKEVMEAFDSNDLSKNNVDLNFEKDVLTQSSLGLLWDLQTDTIRFKISSEDKPSTRRGVLSVVNRLYDPLGFIAPVIIQAGMKPLLKEWEKWKNNLPDLENLRIPRVIVPKLCEAFRRELLVYCDASELAIAAVCYLKAKYSDGSSSQGFVLGKAKVVPVSGHTIPRLELCAAVLATDIAQIAKEQLKVKIDDIKFFSDSRIVLGYINNTKKRFLVYVANRIAHIHSLSSPTQWYYIRSEMNPADVSTRGILPNEMEKCAWLSNIENLEIVPSIEQFPLVSPEEDKEIRCNKTDIETKTAVGLDNELLTKFSKWNKLVAVVAKVYGFIQNCRNPKSKLSDVQLLHNAETVIIRDIQKKFYLEEIENIRDSKPVSRNSSIQKLDPYIDSERILRVGGRLKKYNDDPLFKNPIILPAKHHVTTLIVRKLHEDVRHQGRHITEGHIRSSGFWIVGGKRLISSVLHKCVTCRKLRKKPEHQKMSDLPEDRLIPGQPPFSSVGVDIFGPWNIITRRTRGGVANSKRWAALFTCLTTRAVHIEVVEEMTSSSFINALRRFIAIRGPVQVLRSDRGTNFIGAAKELKVNVINVEEEHLHTFLNEQRTTWIFNPPHSSHMGGVWERMIGTTRRILDAILFDYGSRSLTHEVLTTFLAEASSIINSRPLVPVSTDPENPLVLSPSTLLTQKTGNKDLIFADHENKNELLQTQWRRVQHLASIFWKRWKTEYLNTLQMRRKWNSHQRNLSPGDVVLICDKELSRNSWPMGIVTKALPSDDELVRKVTVRVIVNGEPKNYVRPITELIVILEQ; the protein is encoded by the exons ATGCAGCTGGAATTCGAACTTGGACGGGATCTTCCAGAAGCCCATCACGTCATTGATCAGCGATTAGGACCATCACGATTTCCCTTTGCCCAACAATCTCCCTTAGGATGGACTATAATTGGAGACATTTGTTTGGCTGGAAAACACATTCCACCATTACAGGTCAACAGAACCTACGTAGACAGAAGTGGTCGACCTACAATGTTGGAACCATGTACACAgatgttaaacattaaaaacactgTTATCACCTCGAATAAGACCGTAATTGAGAAAACAGACGTCTTCACGAAAACATCAGATGACAACAAAGTTGGTCTCTCGATTGAAGACCACACTTTTCTGAATATTATGGACAACAAGTTTCATCTTGATCCTACTGAGGGTAAATGGACTGCGCCATTGCCCTTCCGGCAAAATCGTGAACAACTTCCAGACAACTACTCACAAGCGTTATTCCGGGCCAAATGTCTTGATGCTTCTCTaagaaaaaacaacacaaaaaaagaacatttcatTGCGTTCATGCAGAAAATATTCGATTGTGATCATGCAGAACTAGCTCCGATAATACCACCTGACAAAGAACATTGGTATCTTCCCCTGTTTGGAGTCTACCATCCTCGTAAACCAGATCAAATTCGCGGAGTTTTCGACTCCTCAGCTGAATTCAAGGGTGTGTCATTAAATGGACAATTGTTACAGGGACCTGACTTCATAAACAACCTCTTAGGAATTCTCATTCGATTTAGGAAGGAAAATGTAGCTGTAGTTGCCGACATCCAAAGCATGTTTCATTCATTCCTGGTTGATGAAGACCATCGGGATTATTTACGTTTTATGTGGCACAGAGATAATGACATTGAGAGACCACTTATTACTTATCGAATGAAAGTTCATGTATTTGGCAATCGTTCTTCCCCATCTGTTGCAATGTATGGATTACGTCGTATTGGTGATTTGGCTGCTGAAAGTCATGGACAGGAAGTGAAAGACTTTATCGTGAATGACTTCTACGTTGATGACGGATTGAAATCTTGTGCAACTACATGTACTCGTGAAGCGATTAACATTCTACAGAAGACTAAAGATGCCATGAAAGAGTATGGTGGATTGCGACTTCATAAATTCGCTTCAAATGAAAAAGAAGTAATGGAAGCTTTTGACTCGAATGATTTGTCAAAGAATAATGTGGACCTTAACTTTGAGAAGGATGTCTTAACTCAAAGCAGTCTTGGCCTTCTATGGGATTTACAAACAGATACCATACGATTCAAAATTTCTAGTGAAGACAAACCATCTACAAGGAGAGGTGTACTTTCAGTTGTGAATCGTCTCTATGATCCACTTGGATTCATTGCTCCTGTCATCATACAAG CTGGGATGAAGCCTTTGCTCAAAGAATgggaaaaatggaaaaataacttACCTGATTTGGAAAACTTACGTATTCCTCGTGTGATTGTTCCCAAATTGTGTGAAGCGTTTAGAAGGGAGTTGCTAGTTTACTGTGATGCGTCTGAACTAGCCATAGCTGCTGTTTGTTATTTAAAGGCAAAGTATTCAGATGGTTCTTCATCTCAAGGATTTGTTCTAGGAAAAGCAAAAGTGGTACCTGTTAGTGGACATACAATTCCTAGACTGGAACTATGTGCCGCAGTGCTTGCTACCGATATAGCACAAATAGCCAAGGAACAGTTAAAAGTGAAAATAGATGACATCAAGTTCTTCAGTGATAGTCGTATTGTATTAGGATATATTAACAACACGAAAAAACGTTTCCTTGTGTATGTGGCTAACCGCATTGCTCATATCCACAGTCTCAGCAGTCCGACCCAATGGTACTATATTCGCAGTGAAATGAATCCAGCAGATGTAAGCACAAGAGGAATTCTTCCAAATGAAATGGAAAAGTGTGCATGGCTTTCAAACATAGAAAACCTGGAGATTGTGCCCTCTATTGAACAATTTCCTTTAGTGAGCCCCGAAGAGGATAAAGAAATCCGCTGTAATAAAACTGacattgaaacaaaaacagCTGTGGGTCTGGACAATGAACTCCTTACAAAATTCTCAAAGTGGAACAAACTGGTTGCTGTAGTTGCTAAAGTTTATGGTTTCATTCAGAATTGTCGTAACCCAAAGAGCAAATTGAGTGATGTTCAACTTCTTCACAACGCTGAAACAGTTATAATTAGAGACATTCAGAAGAAATTCTATTTAGaggaaattgaaaatattagaGACTCTAAGCCTGTGTCGAGAAATAGTTCCATTCAGAAACTTGACCCCTACATCGACAGTGAAAGGATTTTGCGTGTTGGTGGTCGCTTGAAGAAATACAATGATGATCCTTTATTCAAGAATCCAATCATTTTGCCTGCAAAACATCATGTTACCACTCTTATTGTCAGAAAACTTCATGAAGATGTCAGACACCAAGGACGTCATATAACAGAGGGTCATATTCGTTCTTCTGGATTTTGGATTGTCGGAGGTAAAAGACTCATTTCATCTGTTCTTCATAAGTGCGTCACTTGCAGAAAACTTCGGAAAAAACCTGAACATCAGAAAATGTCCGACTTGCCCGAGGATCGTCTCATACCTGGACAACCACCATTCTCTTCTGTTGGAGTTGATATATTTGGACCATGGAACATCATTACACGACGTACCAGAGGTGGTGTAGCAAATAGTAAAAGATGGGCCGCTCTATTCACTTGCCTCACTACCAGGGCCGTGCATATTGAAGTTGTGGAAGAAATGACATCCTCCTCATTTATTAATGCGCTTCGTCGGTTTATCGCCATACGTGGACCTGTTCAAGTCCTTCGTTCAGACAGGGGAACAAATTTTATTGGTGCTGCGAAGGAGCTGAAAGTCAATGTCATCAATGTGGAAGAAGAACACCTTCATACCTTTCTCAACGAACAGAGAACGACCTGGATCTTCAATCCTCCCCACTCCTCTCACATGGGAGGAGTGTGGGAACGCATGATAGGGACAACAAGACGCATATTGGATGCGATCCTTTTTGATTATGGATCTAGGAGTTTAACTCATGAGGTTCTCACTACATTTTTAGCAGAAGCCTCTTCCATTATCAACTCAAGACCTCTAGTGCCAGTGTCTACAGATCCTGAAAATCCCCTTGTGTTATCCCCTTCAACTCTTCTTACTCAGAAAACAGGCAATAAGGATTTGATATTCGCTgatcatgaaaacaaaaacgAGCTATTACAGACGCAGTGGAGGAGAGTTCAACATCTTGCATCAATTTTCTGGAAACGGTGGAAGACTGAATATTTGAACACTCTACAGATGCGCCGTAAATGGAATTCACATCAAAGAAACCTATCGCCTGGTGATGTAGTTTTAATCTGCGACAAAGAACTTTCCCGCAATTCTTGGCCAATGGGTATAGTTACTAAGGCTTTACCAAGTGATGACGAACTTGTGCGTAAAGTGACGGTTCGTGTAATCGTGAATGGTGAACCTAAAAACTATGTGCGACCAATTACTGAACTTATCGTAATTCTTGAACAGTGA